The sequence below is a genomic window from Lodderomyces elongisporus chromosome 2, complete sequence.
CATAATGGTATGTATATTGCATTTATATATGCAGATATAAGAATGCGCCACATACATCTATAATGTAATTAAATGAATACTAacagtttttgttttttttttcctttttcttgaaTATAGCAACACGAAGTGAAAAGAGTGCAATTGACAAAAGACCAACTCCTACAAAAGTATGCTAAAGATCAACCAAAGATCAAGCACTATAGAGAGCTTACGGATTATTTATTTGACCAACGCAAATCAAAAGTTTACAATGAAGAGACCTTGAAATTAACAACTAGCATATTACAATTAAACCCAGAGTTTTACACCATGTGGAACTACAGACGGGAAATAATGGATCATGTATATTCCGCTTCAAGCTCGACCTCGGACATGCtgaatatatacatttctGTGTTAAACAATGAGTTGAATTTTATTCTTTCGTTACTAAAAAGGTTTCCTAAAGTATACTGGATATGGAACCATCGAAGGTGGTGTTTGTTTAAACTCGTTGATTTTGGTGCTGTTGACTGGGGATTTGAGTTCAAAACAGTGGGCAAAATGTTGGAAATGGATCAACGGAACTTCCATGGCTGGCAGTATAGACGATTCGTAGTTGAGAATCTTCAAGTGGAGcagttgaaaaagaaagaacatAATGGTTGTCGTGACCCTAAGGATGGtcaggaagaaaaaggagaagagaaagaagggGAGGATGCTCTGGAGGAAGCTACATCTAAAAACGAAGGTGTTTGCAACAATCTAAAGGTTTTAAAATTGTACTTGGATGAGTTTGGTTACACAACCACTAAAATCCAACATGATTTTTCGAATTTTTCAGCATGGCACAATAGGACTAAACTAATTTATAAAATTTATAACTTGGTGACAagcttgaaaaaaagtgatAGTGGCGGTGgagttggtgttggtggtattgttagtgaagaaaagatttcattatttttgaACCCGTTGAATGTGATGAAAAATGATTTGGAGATTCTCCAAACAGGGATTTACATGAGCCCTGAAGACAACTCCGTATGGCTATATTTGTATTGGCTATTGTCTGATGATATTTTTGTTCTGGCATTTAAGACGCAAGATGAGTATTTGAAAGTTCTCAAAGATCAAATCAAACTAATCAGGGAGGTTAACGAGTTGGAAAAAGATGATACTGGGTTGGATAACGTTGGATGCTTAAagagttttgttttcgttaGAGCATTGATTgacaaagttgaaaaaagaaaggagcTAGATGACAAAGAGATTGTGACGAACCTTGAGAAGTTGATTAAATTGGACTCGTTGAGAAGGAGACGTTATGAGGATCAATTACTGGGCAAAGTTCCAGTGCTTTAGTCTGCTACAATTAATTCTTTTGTGAACCCGTGCATTTCTACAATTGACAATGAAATTTGAACATACATAAACAAACCAACACACATGAAATGAATacatgtatacatatatatatacatatatatgtacatatatacaaatatacaaatatatctCGGAATAATCTATAAAAAGAACATTCGCTGATGGTTTGCGTTTGGTGTGCTTGCTTTTTATAGTCaatctttctctctttctagAACACTAGTACACATTACGCTGCTTCAAGATGGTGGAGCTTCCACAAATGCATAAGCACCAAATACAAGTTTGAACGCAACTATACTCTCAGTATGTATCTTAGATCATCAAAGAATGCTAGtgacaaaacaaacagaaaaaaaaaatcatagagaaaagaaagaagaaagaaaaaaaaaggaatagtGAGAATGATTAGTGTGTACACATTTCCTAACATTGTATAGTCTCGTAAGTTTTCTCGTGTCCTGAATTTATTCTGCGTTTTCCGAGCGCAAATTTGGGGATGAGCATCTCGACCCTTTCCTCAAATTCAAACCAATGCTACCTTGAACTCATCACCCTTATTCATACTCTGCCGCATACACATATCATATTGGATTAAAATTTCATATCACATCACGCGACAACACACAACGTCACATCGAATCACCATACATCGAAAGCATCAAGATAATGGGAAAGACAAAATcgagaggaagaagagctgaaaagaaggaggCTGAGAAAGAGCTTTTGCAAAACGCTCAATCATTAGCAGGTGAAAACGATTCAAAAGTCTCGCAACCTTCCAATATTCCAAACACATTCTTTGGACTTGTCGATTCGACAGAGATTGAATATTTCAAACAAGCTGAATCTACATTAAACATAAACGCCTTTGAAACCGATGAAGAGAGAAATGGGTTCATTAGTTCAGTGTTGGAAGAAGCGCAAGGTAAAGAGTTGAAACTTGTAACGAATCAAATATGCTCAAAACTTATGGAGAGGTTGATCTTGTTTGCGGACTCCTCTCAACTCAAAGCAATTTTTGAGACATTTTCAGGTCATTTCGCATCATTGGCTTTCCACAAGTATTCGTCGCATGTTTTGGAGACATTTTTGGTCAGAGCTGCTGCATTGATTGAATTGGAGTTGACTCAAACAGATGAGGACTATAATGAAGGACACGGTGAAGAGCGTGACAAAGACTATaatgaagaacaagaaagaaggcAAAAAGTACAAGAACAAAGTCTGTCGGAGAAAAAATCGGTTGAGGAAATGTTCCTCAATATGGTCAACGAACTTAAACCATATTTGAGTACTATGATAGATCATCAGTATGCATCACATGTTTTAAGattattgattttgattctcGCCGGGAAGGAGCTTCCATCTACAACCACTTCTAATTCAACATTGAGATccaaaaagtcaaaaatTGCAAGAAAAATGATTGAAATCAAGGATAATGAAGATTTTGATAGGGCTTATCAAACACCGCCATCATTTAAAAATGAATTGCGagaatatatacaaatcaTCACCAAGGATTTAGATACCAAGAGAGCTAGAGAATTGAGTATACACAAGGTTGCGTCGCCAGTGTTGCAACTAATTATCCGCGTTGAGGGTTTAGTCGATCGTGAAAGAACTTTATGGCACTTGGtgtttgcaaaacaatCTGAAGAGAAAGTTCCCGAAGAGGAATCATTCGTTGAATATCTCTTGTCAGACTCCGTTGGGTCTCATTTCTTTGAAGGTATTATCAAAAATGATGGTGCTAGACCGCAATATATTGAACGGTTATACAAATTATACATGAAAGATCGAGTTCTTAAATTGGCAAGAAGAGCAACTACTGGTGTTTATATTATACAAGCATTGAtgttcaaactcaaacctGTGGAAGTTGAATATATATTAGACATTATTATCCCGGAGTTGGCCAATTTGATTTCGATTGCTGATAATCAAAATTTGGACTTGGCTCGTCGTATTGTTGATGCATCCATTATCCGTGGAAATTATAGACGCGACGATATTATTCAGcaattgtttttaaaatttgCCCCCAACTATGATTTATCGAATCCACAATCAAGTACCTCGACAgagtttttggaaaacgCACTCCAGTTAACCGGCTCAACATTGGGAAATACTAGAGACGATTGGCCAACTGCTGAAGAGCGAAGGCGTGCATTGTTTTTGGAGAAATTGATGGAATTGGATTATAGATTTATTATTTGTGCATGGTTGAACTTTATGGCTTTACCTGTGGAAAGGTTTGTACAAATGTGCATGCATGGAGTGTTTTCGCATGTGGTGGAGAATGCTTtagttgttgaaaaagacgAGCCGAAAAACGTGCAAATCCTTCGCAAAAGATTTTTGAATATTTTCCAAGGTAATATTGTTACCTTAGCATGCAATTCCTATGGTTCTCATATCGTTGATAAATTGTGGAATTTCACCGTATTCTTACCGATGTATAAAGACAGAGTCGCTTTAGAGTTGATGGGCGAAGCTACCAAAGTGAAGGACAGTAATTATGGTAAGTTGGTTTGGAAGAACTGGGGTATGGAATTGTTTGCTAGGAAGAAATACGATTGGAAGCTGTTGATAAAGGCCcaagaaaatgaatttttaGGTGTTGATGAAGACACTGAGAGACCATTGAAGCCAATcgaattgaaaatgaacaaCTTGGCGCGTGAGCgtaaagaacaacaagaaagagCCGAACAAGCACAAATGGGTTACAACAAGCGAAAGCTTGATGAATTGACCGGTAATGGtgaaaagagacaaaaagtAAGGGGCCGTAGACGTGAATAAAACCTTAGTTATAGATACACATGTATCTAGAGTCTGTTTATATAGCATTTGTAtatcaaaaacttttttttttccctttccaaTAATTTATCTTtacttttgcttctttcttttttctccattATTATTTACAATTTACTTACAGtctatttattattatttttttttgtaataaAATACTCGTTTAATGCCTTTTCCAGAACCTCTGTAGGGCTTTCAACGACAAGATCCTTGCCTGATTGGTTTTTCGGGAAAGCAATCACATCTCGTATACTCGATGAGCCCACCACCATCGCACATAATCTATCAAAACCCAATGCCAATCCGGCATGCGGAGGGCATCCCATACTTAGTGCTTTCAATAAATGGCCAAACAATTGGTCATAGTGTTTTATCTGCAAAATCTCTTCGAATACATACTTCTGCAAAGCAGGATCGTGTATTCTTCGCGAGCCTCCGCCGACTTCAACACCATTGATGACCAAGTCATAATGCTCACCTCTAACTTGTAGTGGGTTTGATCCCATAAGTTCGTAATCTTCAGATTTACACATGGTGAAAGGATGATGCGTGGATTCATATTTATTCATGGAGTATTCAGGATATGGGTCCTCCGTTGAACTGCTTATTTCTACTGGATTAAATAAAGGGAAATCAACAACCCATGATCCAACTACCATATCCTCAAACTTGTAGTCATTAACTAGTTCACCAgactctttttctattgGTCTCTGCCACTTGCCAGGAAACTCTTTAATAGCAAGTTGCCTAAATTTTCCCAATGGCGTTGGGTTCTCATATGGGAATTTTGATCTTGTGGAAATTGCAAGAATATCTCCTGGTTTAAGATTGAGTATtgtctttaattttttttcgtcaaaatgatttgtctttttcataaattttttctcAACAAGCTTTTCATACCATAAAAGATCTTTATCGTTTCTAATAGCCCAGACATATGGACGTCTTCTGCTGTAATTATGTGTACTTGTCAATTCTTTTGgcaatttatttttactaCTCTTGTTCTCATTATCAAGAGCATTTCGCAATACACATGCTTCAACAACGCTGAATTCTGAATTCTCTTCACCAATGAAAAATTCATCCAACGTAATAAAGGTGATATCAGATCGTAAGTCTGGTTTATCAATACCATACTTCAGAAGCGCTTCAGGGTATGCCAACTTGCTAAACTGCACTTTATTGTTATCGATGTCTGTcaatttttgtaaaaaaccCTTTTCGTTTAATGTATAAGTTGGACGATTACAAATTTTCAGCCAGATGTTCATGAcaacatcttcaacaactttcATGATTTGTTCTGCACTATTAATGTAGCTCATTTCCAAATCCACTTGTGTGAATTCCGGTTGTCTATCTGCTCTCAAATCCTCATCACGGAAACATTTGGCAAGTTGGAAATATCTTGTAAACCCGGAGGCCATCAAAATTTGCTTGTATTGCTGTGGTGATTGCGGTAATGCGTAAAACTGGTCATACGTACGTGTTGGGACTAAAAACTCTCGTGCTCCTTCAGGGGTGGATTTGAAAAGCAAAGGTGTTTCAATTTCGACGAAATCGTGATTATTTACAAGTGTGTTTCTCACCAATTGAGCAATTTTGCTTCGAGTCCGAAGTGCACTTTGGAAAAATTTGGTTCGAAGCTGTAGGTACCGAAATTGAGGTGGTATATCTTCAGGATCTGTTTGTTTTAGTTTCTCCAACCTCGATGCGTCCAAGTTTGACGAATTAAGAATCTGCAAGTCTTTGACAACCAATTCCCAagcttttggttttttacTTGCGTCTTCTGTTCTTGACCTTGTTGCCATTGCAGTCTCTTCTTGTCTTCCTTGCTCCTTACCCACCTTGGGCTTAGCGTAGCCCGTAATACTTATAGAGTCTTCAACTGTAAgctttttcatcttttcgAGAACCAGTTGATGTTCATTATTATCGGCATCGGCTATGAACTGGATCACGTCTCCTTCCTGGTCTCTTAAAAATCCAAACCCAACTGTAGGTCGTATCCGTGATTTTCTATCAATATGCCCATGTAGAGTAATTAGCGTATCCTTTCTATTCAAATACTTGTCCAACTGTGTTGTAATACTTCCAATTGTACCTGTTGAATATGGGAAATTGAATTTCGCCAATGTTGATGCTTTCTCTGGTAGTGTCGAGTATAACCTCTTACTACATCCTCCAAATGCTGTGTAGAACATTCATATAATTACACTAAtacttcttccttttctttcgccttttccttttggtTGGCAATATCCTTGCTAacaattcttttgtttttttttaattttgttttttgtataattttttttatatatatatttgtatacttatatatgtatatatatttgtatacttatatatatatatatatatatatatatatagctCTCTTTCACTCtctttcatttcctttGAAATGCGCGCGCCGCACAGTGCATAAAATATCGCGTACATCAGCAGATTCATAAGAAGCTGTCACTActattcttctttcaacAAGTAATCAAATAGGGAGagaagtaaaagtaaaggaaagagaaggCATCTACATTACCGAACAAGTATAAGTATCCAAGATACTgaaataagaataaaaaaaaaattaacagCAAAcataaaataaacaaaaaacaaaaaacaaaaaaaaacctcaGATGTATGGTGTGAagcaaattcaaaatttcGATCATTAGAAGTCCACATTGTCTCCAACATTTCATTGATAAGCTGTGATTTGTAGAGTTCCTCCGACAATcatctacttttttttttctcccaCCCTCTTGTCCTCTTCTACTGTCTAATTCACTCTTACTTCACGAAACATGCTGAGTCTTGATCAGTTATAAACATAGCATTGCTTTTTATACAAGGTTCATAACTCTATTAACACCAACACCCATTATCACGACTAACTGTTATGTAATGATTCTACGGGCCCTTGTTCTAATACAACAAAAGCGAAAACAACAAGGCTTATGTTgaaagaatttttttttcaaagagagagaatttATGTGGAAAAAGTACACTACCTATCCATTTCTTTGGTACCTTATACAAATATTTGTTCCTTTGTGCTGCATTTTTGgcgatttttttttgcaatttttaaCACATCCAACGTTTGTATCCCGATCCGTTTCAATTGGGAATCAACTCTAGAAGTATCCTTTGCTCCCGTCGTATACTGTtgtcttcctcttcttcttcttcttcttcttcttcttcttcttcttttttcccttttatTTCATCCTGTTCTtccacttcttcttcttcttttctttttcttcttcttctttgtatCTGTTTATTAATCCAACACTGTGTTTGTTCGGATTTGCtccttgttgtttgttttataATCCGCCAGGGTGATCACATGCTCCTAATATAATCGCAAACGCAAAAGCCAACGCAATCGCCAACGCCAACGCACAAGTTTCCTCGCAATGGTTACAAttagaaaaaggaaattgtTATATTTCGTGATCTTCTCATTGACATGCATCTTGTTTCTATTACATCTGCTAAATAGTGGTGGGATTTATCGTGGCAGTAATGATTCCAAGCTGTCCgatagcagcagcaataataataataataacgaTTGGTCATTTAAATCGCTCACAGAACGATTCGACTTTTCATACTTGCCCAACCTAAGTAACAACCTCAAGTCATCCTACAATCAGCTAAACTTAATCTCGGACCCAGggttggaaaagaaaggataTATATTAGAGCCGGGCAATGTCAAGTTCAAATTTATCAATaatgtaaagaaaagaggtaCTCCAGAGCAAGTTATTAATGAGAATATGGAAAAGTATAGACAGCTAATGAACAAAGAGATTGGAAAGCCTCAGGACGCGTCGTTAGTGCCGCCTCCCGACGACTCGCATGAAtatgataaaaaaagagcaaacGCAACTATTCTTGCACTTGTGAGAAATGAGGAGTTGATAAAAATTGGGCAAAGTATAAAAAAGTTTCAGAGGCTGTTTAATTCGAAATTCAACTATCCGTATACGTTTATCAATGATCAGCCATTTACTGAAAGATTCAAGCAACGAATCACCAAGTATACAGAAAATGCACCAGTTGAGTTTGTAGTGATAAAGCCTGAACAATGGAATAAACCAAGCTTTATCGACGAGGCAAAAGAAGCTAAGGAAATGCAGCTAATGCATGACCACAATATCGCTTATGCAAAGAAAGCATCGTACCATAACATGTGTCGTTTTTACCTGGGACAATTCTATAATTTACCAGAGTTGCAAAAATACAAGTATTATTGGAGGATAGAACCGCAAGTGAAATTCTTTACCGACGTCCAGTATGACGTGCTTAAATACATGGAAGATACTCAAAAGATTTATGGTTTCACAGTGAGCTTGTATGACATAGAAGAGTCCGTCAAAACACTTTGGCCAGAAACGTTGAAATTTCTCAATCAAGGAGATAATTACAAATATGTAAACCCCAATGGTAGTTTCCAATGGCTTGTGGAAAACTTGCAAAATCccaagaagaacaagatgGCTGGCGGTTACTCAACATGTCATTTCTGGTCCAATTTTGAGATTGGCGATATGGATTTCTTTAGGAGTGAGGCATATAGTACTTGGTTCAAATATCTAGATTCCACTGGTGGATTCTATTACGAAAGATGGGGCGATGCACCTGTTCATTCTATTGGAGTTAGTCTTTTTGCAGACAAGTCCAAAATCCACTGGTTTAGAGATTTGGGCTATAATCATGACCCCTATTTCAACTGCGCCAGAACTCCTTGGACATCGGCTTGTACAGTGGCAAGATTTTCAAGATATGAGCATTTGAATAAGGAAAATTGTGTTATCAATTGGTTGGAGTAtgatgaaataaaagacGTTTATTGATTTGATATACTTGTGAACCAGTATACAATATCAATCATGAACTACACATTAgagttgtttttttatacaTTTTATACATAACATTAGAATCGAGTTATAGACtgtttttcctctttaATTAAACATTTACTTAAACACTTATCAAAACAtttatctatatatatatatatatatttatccGTTTATGTATTCATTCACTCATTCATTACTATTATTCGACCAACACACCGCGTACTAAATAAATTGTATCGCCGTTTTTGAATAAAGTAGCCTTCTGAGTTGTCTTTACGAGTTTAGGTTCTTCTGTAGTTtccttttgaaaaatgtggagtttttcttcaattttagTAGTCGAGTTATTGATGTTGCGTATTCGCAAAGTATCAGCAATTGAGTCAAGTGATCTTCCAACACTCCAGTTtttagaaacaaaaacaccaCGCCTTGTTGTATTTTCAACTTCCGCAGCAGAATCTCCAATGTATATGCACCACAAGTATATTCTATCTGCAGCCGCAATCTTAGCGTCGCCTTTGGcttccttcttcaatttaGCCAAATCTGCAAACTTATTGCTTGAACTTTTATCTTTTGAGCCAAAGAAACTCGAAATTTTGTTTGAGCTGCTAGTCTCCTTCTTATTTAAAaacttttgcaacttcTTGAATGCGCTAGTCCCAGCTACGTCACCAACTCTAAATTGTGTCTCCTTAATCGTGCGTGGCGGTGGCGGGCTTTTTAATCTCTCATCGAGAAGTTTCCTATCAGCTGCTCTATCTGGGAATAACGTCTTGGAAGAAACAGATGATGTAGGTGAGGCTGTGTTATCTCGGCTTGGTGGCGGTGGCAGATTGTAAAACTGCTTGGTATAGGGACAATGATGTTTTTCCAAAGAACTATGTTGTGAacaaaatgtttttttgcagTATTCACATGTAATTGGTAATAAATCAAGTTGGTTGCATAAAGAGCAGTTCTTCCCCACATCCAAAATGCCCTGATCTTTGGATGGTCGCTGCTCCTTATCTATGAATAAATTGGCCACGGAAGACATACTTGGTTCATGGAacttggaaaaaaaacaaagaaaaaaaagaaacaaatgaataaaaGGTAAACCCTTAAACAGATTCAATATcgaaaaagagaattggAAAAGGGTACAaggggagaaaaaaaaatgaaaaccttgtttcaaaatcttatcggctatttatataaattgaGGGGGGGTGGCGCTGGTCTTAGTAATCACTGTTGGTCACTGTTGGTTACTGATGGTTATTGGTGGCAAAGTACAATCTATTAGTAACGTATTCCCTTTGCGTCCTAATTGAGATTATTGTGGAGGTCTCAGACTGcacaatctttttttacGAAATCATCAccagaaaaataaattttaaaaccaaaaaaaaaaaagaaacaaaatcaaaaaaataaaaaaaaaagaaagaaattacGGCAGCTGATTAATATTTGGACTAAGAATATAATAAGCCAGAAAAAAAGGcaagacaagacaagagaagagaaggtTCAAGAACAATTTATACTTCAAGATTAGATTTAAACCGATTTATACATAATAGCATGACATATGATTTAAATATACCATGGCCTGTTGACAACTACAATGCTAAACCCACAGAGGCTCAACAGACTAACTTGGTAAACACAATAGTGACAAACTATGCACTTGGTGTAACCCATCAAGCTATCAATTTCACCGTCAATGAATCGGTAAAGATACCCACGGGTAGTCTAGATTTAATCAATCCTATTCCCGTAAAGTCACTATTGTCTAGACTCAGACCTGTATGTCCCGATCTCAAACTATATAGTCGAATAACCTTGGTTGTTAGTGATACTTCGAAATTGCAAGGATTGAGTAAATTGCAAAgttgttttgatttgattgcCATGCAGCCATTGAATGAGAAGGCTTTGCAAATGACTGTAATGAATGTTGAATGTGACTTGATCAGTTTTAACTTATCATCCAAATTACCATTTTTcctcaaattcaaaaccATTGGGAGTGGAATCCAAAAGGGAATCCGATACGAAATCAACTATTCGCATATTGTCAGCGGAACAAAGGGCTATGTCAATGATAACGTTAATTCAAACTTGCTCAAGAAAAACTGGTTTAGTAATGTCTTACAATTGATTAGAAGTTCGCGGTCTAAGGCGTTAGTTGTATCTAGTGGTGCTCAAAACCCATTACAAGTACGCAACGGCAATGATATTCTAGTCTTATTAAAGACTTTGGGACTTGATAGCAGTAGAGCAAAATCGTGTATTACTATGGAATCTGAAAATGCTCTTGTTAATGGAAGGTTGCGTATCAAGTCTCATAAGCAAGCTATATCCATTGGAGATGAGAAGTTGGTCAATAACGATCACGAGGATAGCGAGAAAAGGAATAATGCTCTGGGTTACAAGAGGAAAATATCTGAAACACCTATAGGCAAGATCTTgaagaaaagcaaatacGTATAAGACGGTTGGtcttttgaaacaaaaagagcggggaagacaaagaagaagaagaagaacaagtaGAATAAATcaagtttgtttgtttgtttgtttgtttgtttgtttgtttgtttgtttgtttgtttatgttttgtttgtttgtttatgttttgtttgttttatttttcttttattaatCTACTTAACTGAAAATGGAAgattttatttgtttaattttacTTGGTGGTTCCTTCCCCAGTTCCTTTGTGGACACTCttattgatttttcaaCGGGTCTTGGTTTTTGAACACGCCGTGGCGAGCTAATAGGTGGCTTCCGCTTGTGGAGAAATATCGATggtggttgttgctgttgctgctgtcgccttctttttgcaatttgctCAAGCTCCTCAGCACTAGGTGGAGGATTTGGTGAGATGGATCTTTCCTCTACTTGAGGCTTAATACGGCTTATATCATGTGTCTGTAGTTGTGGTTGCgattgcagttgcagttgcgaTTGCAGTTGTGGTTGCGAGTATTTTGATGAAGCTAGTACGGTTCTTCTCAGGATTGGTTTTCTCGGTACCCTCAAAGGTAGTTcacttttgaaattgaatgCATCATACGGATCGTATCGTTTTTGTGGTTGCTTCCCAAAATATATCTGTCTACTTTGAACATCT
It includes:
- the BET4 gene encoding Rab geranylgeranyltransferase — its product is MQHEVKRVQLTKDQLLQKYAKDQPKIKHYRELTDYLFDQRKSKVYNEETLKLTTSILQLNPEFYTMWNYRREIMDHVYSASSSTSDMSNIYISVLNNELNFILSLLKRFPKVYWIWNHRRWCLFKLVDFGAVDWGFEFKTVGKMLEMDQRNFHGWQYRRFVVENLQVEQLKKKEHNGCRDPKDGQEEKGEEKEGEDASEEATSKNEGVCNNLKVLKLYLDEFGYTTTKIQHDFSNFSAWHNRTKLIYKIYNLVTSLKKSDSGGGVGVGGIVSEEKISLFLNPLNVMKNDLEILQTGIYMSPEDNSVWLYLYWLLSDDIFVSAFKTQDEYLKVLKDQIKLIREVNELEKDDTGLDNVGCLKSFVFVRALIDKVEKRKELDDKEIVTNLEKLIKLDSLRRRRYEDQLSGKVPVL
- the NOP9 gene encoding Nucleolar protein 9 (BUSCO:EOG09261BPJ); this translates as MGKTKSRGRRAEKKEAEKELLQNAQSLAGENDSKVSQPSNIPNTFFGLVDSTEIEYFKQAESTLNINAFETDEERNGFISSVLEEAQGKELKLVTNQICSKLMERLILFADSSQLKAIFETFSGHFASLAFHKYSSHVLETFLVRAAALIELELTQTDEDYNEGHGEERDKDYNEEQERRQKVQEQSSSEKKSVEEMFLNMVNELKPYLSTMIDHQYASHVLRLLILILAGKELPSTTTSNSTLRSKKSKIARKMIEIKDNEDFDRAYQTPPSFKNELREYIQIITKDLDTKRARELSIHKVASPVLQLIIRVEGLVDRERTLWHLVFAKQSEEKVPEEESFVEYLLSDSVGSHFFEGIIKNDGARPQYIERLYKLYMKDRVLKLARRATTGVYIIQALMFKLKPVEVEYILDIIIPELANLISIADNQNLDLARRIVDASIIRGNYRRDDIIQQLFLKFAPNYDLSNPQSSTSTEFLENALQLTGSTLGNTRDDWPTAEERRRALFLEKLMELDYRFIICAWLNFMALPVERFVQMCMHGVFSHVVENALVVEKDEPKNVQILRKRFLNIFQGNIVTLACNSYGSHIVDKLWNFTVFLPMYKDRVALELMGEATKVKDSNYGKLVWKNWGMELFARKKYDWKSLIKAQENEFLGVDEDTERPLKPIELKMNNLARERKEQQERAEQAQMGYNKRKLDELTGNGEKRQKVRGRRRE
- the MSD1 gene encoding aspartate--tRNA ligase msd1 (BUSCO:EOG09261Q18); the encoded protein is MFYTAFGGCSKRLYSTLPEKASTLAKFNFPYSTGTIGSITTQLDKYLNRKDTLITLHGHIDRKSRIRPTVGFGFLRDQEGDVIQFIADADNNEHQSVLEKMKKLTVEDSISITGYAKPKVGKEQGRQEETAMATRSRTEDASKKPKAWELVVKDLQILNSSNLDASRLEKLKQTDPEDIPPQFRYLQLRTKFFQSALRTRSKIAQLVRNTLVNNHDFVEIETPLLFKSTPEGAREFLVPTRTYDQFYALPQSPQQYKQILMASGFTRYFQLAKCFRDEDLRADRQPEFTQVDLEMSYINSAEQIMKVVEDVVMNIWSKICNRPTYTLNEKGFLQKLTDIDNNKVQFSKLAYPEALSKYGIDKPDLRSDITFITLDEFFIGEENSEFSVVEACVLRNALDNENKSSKNKLPKELTSTHNYSRRRPYVWAIRNDKDLLWYEKLVEKKFMKKTNHFDEKKLKTILNLKPGDILAISTRSKFPYENPTPLGKFRQLAIKEFPGKWQRPIEKESGELVNDYKFEDMVVGSWVVDFPLFNPVEISSSTEDPYPEYSMNKYESTHHPFTMCKSEDYELMGSNPLQVRGEHYDLVINGVEVGGGSRRIHDPALQKYVFEEILQIKHYDQLFGHLLKALSMGCPPHAGLALGFDRLCAMVVGSSSIRDVIAFPKNQSGKDLVVESPTEVSEKALNEYFITKKNNNK
- the KTR4 gene encoding putative mannosyltransferase ktr4 gives rise to the protein MVTIRKRKLLYFVIFSLTCILFLLHSLNSGGIYRGSNDSKSSDSSSNNNNNNDWSFKSLTERFDFSYLPNLSNNLKSSYNQLNLISDPGLEKKGYILEPGNVKFKFINNVKKRGTPEQVINENMEKYRQLMNKEIGKPQDASLVPPPDDSHEYDKKRANATILALVRNEELIKIGQSIKKFQRSFNSKFNYPYTFINDQPFTERFKQRITKYTENAPVEFVVIKPEQWNKPSFIDEAKEAKEMQLMHDHNIAYAKKASYHNMCRFYSGQFYNLPELQKYKYYWRIEPQVKFFTDVQYDVLKYMEDTQKIYGFTVSLYDIEESVKTLWPETLKFLNQGDNYKYVNPNGSFQWLVENLQNPKKNKMAGGYSTCHFWSNFEIGDMDFFRSEAYSTWFKYLDSTGGFYYERWGDAPVHSIGVSLFADKSKIHWFRDLGYNHDPYFNCARTPWTSACTVARFSRYEHLNKENCVINWLEYDEIKDVY
- the RPP1 gene encoding RNA-binding RNA processing protein rpp1 (BUSCO:EOG09264THP), which codes for MTYDLNIPWPVDNYNAKPTEAQQTNLVNTIVTNYALGVTHQAINFTVNESVKIPTGSLDLINPIPVKSLLSRLRPVCPDLKLYSRITLVVSDTSKLQGLSKLQSCFDLIAMQPLNEKALQMTVMNVECDLISFNLSSKLPFFLKFKTIGSGIQKGIRYEINYSHIVSGTKGYVNDNVNSNLLKKNWFSNVLQLIRSSRSKALVVSSGAQNPLQVRNGNDILVLLKTLGLDSSRAKSCITMESENALVNGRLRIKSHKQAISIGDEKLVNNDHEDSEKRNNASGYKRKISETPIGKILKKSKYV